The Proteus vulgaris genome has a segment encoding these proteins:
- the treB_1 gene encoding trehalose(maltose)-specific PTS system components IIBC: MNIENIARQLVPLLGGAENIASAAHCATRLRLVLVDDTKADKEAINKLEGVKGCFSNAGQIQVIFGTGLVNKVHAAFIAAAGIGESSKSEAANIAAKKLNPFQRIARLLSNIFVPIIPAICGVRFINGATWVNEN; this comes from the coding sequence ATGAATATTGAGAATATTGCTCGCCAACTAGTGCCTTTGTTAGGAGGTGCTGAAAATATTGCCAGTGCGGCGCATTGTGCTACCCGTTTAAGACTTGTACTTGTTGATGACACTAAAGCTGATAAAGAGGCAATTAATAAATTAGAAGGTGTAAAAGGGTGTTTTAGTAATGCAGGACAAATTCAGGTAATTTTTGGTACTGGCTTAGTTAATAAAGTACATGCTGCCTTTATTGCTGCAGCGGGTATTGGTGAATCAAGTAAATCTGAAGCAGCAAATATTGCCGCCAAAAAGCTCAACCCATTTCAGCGAATAGCTAGACTGCTTTCTAATATCTTTGTACCTATTATTCCTGCCATTTGTGGCGTCAGGTTTATTAATGGGGCTACTTGGGTTAATGAAAACTAA
- the treB_2 gene encoding trehalose(maltose)-specific PTS system components IIBC, giving the protein MIGYQGTVFPVLLAVWFMSVLEKQLRKVVPNALDLIITPFLTVIISGFVALLVIGPVGRFLGDGISLLLSTLITQAGWIAGLIFGGLYSVIVITGIHHSFHAVEAGLLGNPNIGVNFLLPIWAMAKYCSRWCLYCCLV; this is encoded by the coding sequence ATGATTGGTTATCAAGGTACTGTTTTTCCAGTCTTACTTGCCGTTTGGTTTATGAGTGTGTTGGAAAAACAATTACGTAAAGTTGTTCCTAATGCACTCGATTTAATTATCACGCCATTTTTAACCGTTATTATTTCGGGCTTTGTGGCGTTATTAGTTATAGGGCCTGTTGGTCGTTTTTTAGGTGATGGTATTTCATTACTATTAAGCACCTTAATTACACAAGCGGGTTGGATAGCAGGGCTGATTTTTGGTGGCCTTTATTCTGTGATTGTTATTACGGGTATTCACCACAGTTTTCATGCTGTCGAAGCGGGTTTATTAGGTAACCCAAATATTGGGGTTAATTTTTTATTGCCGATTTGGGCAATGGCAAAATATTGCTCAAGGTGGTGCTTGTATTGCTGTTTGGTTTAA
- the treB_3 gene encoding trehalose(maltose)-specific PTS system components IIBC, whose amino-acid sequence MLGITEAAIFGINLRYGKPFIAALIGGAAGGAWVVGSHVYMTAVGLTAIPGIAIVQAGSIMNYIIGLVIAFVTAFVISLLLKYKVESA is encoded by the coding sequence ATGTTAGGTATCACTGAAGCGGCCATTTTCGGGATTAATTTACGTTATGGAAAACCTTTTATTGCAGCGTTAATTGGTGGTGCGGCTGGAGGCGCTTGGGTTGTAGGCTCGCATGTTTATATGACAGCCGTAGGGTTGACTGCTATTCCGGGGATTGCAATCGTGCAAGCAGGTTCAATTATGAACTATATTATTGGCCTTGTGATTGCCTTTGTGACTGCGTTTGTTATCTCTCTTTTACTGAAATACAAAGTGGAGTCTGCATAA
- the cscA gene encoding sucrose-6-phosphate hydrolase (sucrase) (invertase): MNTNEGLSAILQAVMRNSTKAVKDKYYPHWHLAPVTGLLNDPNGFCFDGEYYHLFYQWNPLSCEHKNKCWGHWRSKDLIIWQHQPVALLPDEFYDKDGCYSGSAVIYQGQLTLCYTGNVKFEDGSRTAWQCLAVENQQGGFDKLGPVLGLPEGYSGHVRDPKIWQYNDIWYMVLGAQNLDKQGKVLLYRASHLYQWQLAGELAGSYLGGLADAGYMWECPDLFELDDRFILLTCPQGIKREQQRFLNSHSSAYLIGDFDYSTLQFQHGDLIELDAGFEFYAPQTTLANGRRLLFGWMGVPDGEEMYQPTIANGWIHQMTCPRELHIKEGMLYQQPVKELQQLRQKPAYWQGIADDAPDISGFSFEFEVELFGSLTIYFSDTLALFIENNQAVLKRRSVKNGEWQSRFWSGDIKHLQILCDSSSVEIFFNGGAGVMSSRFFPLEKQTICFLGKDTINLTTWQLKNALLS; encoded by the coding sequence ATGAACACAAACGAAGGGTTATCTGCGATTTTACAAGCGGTTATGCGTAATAGTACTAAAGCGGTAAAAGATAAATACTATCCACATTGGCATTTAGCACCAGTAACGGGATTATTGAATGATCCCAATGGGTTTTGTTTTGATGGTGAATATTATCATCTGTTTTATCAATGGAATCCTTTGTCTTGTGAGCATAAAAATAAATGTTGGGGTCATTGGCGTTCAAAGGATTTGATTATTTGGCAGCATCAACCTGTTGCTTTACTGCCTGATGAATTTTATGACAAAGATGGCTGTTATTCCGGTAGTGCCGTGATCTACCAAGGGCAATTAACCCTTTGTTATACTGGTAATGTCAAATTTGAGGATGGCTCTCGTACGGCATGGCAATGTTTAGCTGTTGAAAATCAGCAGGGAGGTTTTGATAAGTTAGGGCCTGTATTAGGGCTTCCTGAAGGCTATAGTGGTCATGTCCGTGATCCGAAGATTTGGCAATATAATGATATCTGGTACATGGTATTAGGCGCACAAAACTTAGATAAACAGGGTAAGGTTTTACTCTATCGTGCATCTCACTTATATCAATGGCAATTAGCCGGCGAGTTAGCGGGAAGTTATTTAGGCGGGTTAGCTGATGCGGGTTATATGTGGGAATGCCCAGATCTCTTTGAACTAGATGATCGCTTTATTCTATTAACATGTCCCCAAGGTATAAAAAGAGAGCAACAACGATTTTTAAATTCGCATTCTAGTGCCTATTTAATAGGAGACTTTGATTATTCAACATTGCAATTTCAGCATGGTGATTTAATCGAACTAGATGCAGGTTTTGAATTTTACGCACCACAAACCACATTAGCGAATGGCAGACGTTTATTATTTGGTTGGATGGGAGTTCCTGATGGTGAAGAGATGTACCAACCGACCATTGCTAATGGCTGGATACACCAAATGACTTGCCCTCGCGAATTACATATAAAAGAAGGGATGCTTTATCAACAACCCGTAAAAGAGTTACAGCAACTCAGACAAAAGCCAGCATATTGGCAGGGTATTGCTGATGATGCGCCAGATATCAGCGGATTTTCGTTTGAATTTGAAGTAGAGCTATTTGGCTCTCTTACTATTTATTTTTCTGATACTCTTGCTTTATTCATTGAAAATAATCAAGCCGTGTTAAAACGCCGTAGTGTTAAAAACGGGGAGTGGCAATCACGTTTCTGGTCTGGTGATATAAAACATCTTCAAATATTATGTGATAGCTCTAGTGTAGAGATTTTCTTTAATGGCGGAGCCGGTGTGATGAGTAGCCGTTTTTTCCCTTTAGAAAAACAGACTATCTGTTTCTTGGGAAAAGACACAATAAACCTCACAACTTGGCAATTAAAGAATGCATTACTCAGTTAA
- the fruR_3 gene encoding DNA-binding transcriptional regulator FruR translates to MRVSDDTIARITAIAEQYQYQPNIHARSLRDNRSYALGLVIPDITNYGFASVAYELEILCREAGIQLLISCTDENAAQETLAIEHLLSRQIDGLIVASCLQSDFEYQRLSKQIPVVLFDRYFEGTTLPFVVTDSITATQQLIAEIASTKGIDEFYFLGGQSTLSPTKDRLLGFTQGLSQAQINLKSEWIIHGHYHPSSGYEMFGSLCASLGRSPKFVFTSACGLLDGVLRYLSQNKIMQNEVYLAGFDDHYLYDSLSMPIDTVAQNNPELASYCFRLVMGLINQTNLEVHQIFVPAKIHQRHE, encoded by the coding sequence ATGCGTGTATCTGATGATACTATCGCGCGTATTACGGCTATTGCTGAACAATATCAGTATCAGCCTAATATTCATGCTCGCTCTTTACGTGATAACCGTAGTTATGCATTAGGGTTGGTTATTCCTGATATTACTAACTATGGCTTTGCTTCTGTGGCGTATGAACTTGAAATATTATGCAGAGAAGCAGGTATTCAATTACTTATTTCTTGTACTGATGAAAATGCTGCTCAAGAAACGCTGGCAATCGAACATCTATTATCACGTCAAATTGATGGTTTGATTGTGGCTTCTTGTTTACAAAGTGATTTTGAATATCAACGTTTAAGTAAACAAATACCTGTTGTGTTATTTGACCGGTATTTTGAAGGAACAACATTACCTTTTGTTGTCACCGATTCAATAACGGCAACACAACAACTTATTGCAGAAATTGCTTCGACAAAAGGTATTGATGAATTTTATTTCCTAGGTGGGCAATCAACGCTTTCACCGACTAAAGATCGTCTTTTGGGTTTCACCCAAGGGCTTTCACAAGCACAAATCAATCTAAAATCAGAGTGGATCATACATGGGCATTATCACCCAAGTTCAGGTTATGAAATGTTCGGCTCTTTGTGTGCATCGCTAGGGCGATCGCCTAAGTTTGTTTTTACTTCTGCTTGTGGCTTATTAGATGGAGTGTTGCGCTATCTAAGTCAAAATAAAATAATGCAAAATGAAGTCTATTTAGCTGGTTTTGATGATCACTATTTGTATGATTCATTATCAATGCCAATAGATACTGTTGCACAAAATAATCCTGAATTAGCATCATATTGTTTCCGACTGGTTATGGGATTAATTAACCAGACAAACTTAGAAGTTCATCAAATTTTTGTTCCAGCAAAAATTCATCAACGACATGAGTAA
- the rhaR gene encoding transcriptional regulator, with amino-acid sequence MRQEQAKLIHLPELNRLAYLQAEYLHQTFSRHTHEGFCIGVIDDGAQQFYRTGSEHIAPKGDIIIVNADEVHTGSSAVESGWAYQAIYPTPEYLQTLTRDLQQEQGATPWFPDAVIHDPGLSQQLLLLFSLLRQPNNYLLKESLLLSTMAMLILRYSKTRTQAKPLSVIGQRLQWISELMNDTPENEFSLNTLAEMVNLSPWHFLRQFKKEIGMTPHAWLIQARIRKARQLLSLGHTLTDVTQRCGFSDQSHFHRHFKNTIGVTPGNYLKGLQLPSSLKSPLTVIKKTK; translated from the coding sequence ATGCGACAAGAGCAGGCTAAACTTATTCACCTTCCTGAGCTTAATCGTCTTGCTTATCTACAAGCTGAGTATTTACATCAAACTTTTTCACGTCATACTCATGAAGGCTTCTGTATTGGTGTAATTGATGATGGCGCACAACAGTTTTATCGTACAGGAAGCGAACATATCGCCCCTAAAGGCGATATTATTATAGTTAATGCTGACGAAGTCCACACCGGCTCCTCTGCGGTAGAATCAGGTTGGGCTTATCAGGCCATTTATCCTACACCGGAATATCTGCAAACATTAACGCGTGATCTACAACAAGAGCAGGGTGCAACACCTTGGTTTCCTGATGCTGTTATTCACGATCCCGGTTTAAGCCAACAACTTTTATTGCTTTTTTCATTACTGAGACAACCCAATAATTATCTTCTAAAAGAGTCTTTATTACTTTCCACAATGGCAATGTTGATTTTGCGTTATAGCAAAACAAGAACTCAAGCAAAGCCATTAAGCGTAATAGGTCAACGATTACAATGGATAAGTGAATTAATGAATGACACACCTGAAAATGAGTTTTCACTTAATACATTGGCTGAAATGGTGAATTTAAGCCCATGGCATTTTTTACGTCAATTTAAAAAAGAGATAGGCATGACTCCTCATGCTTGGCTTATTCAAGCACGGATTCGAAAAGCAAGACAATTACTCTCTTTAGGTCACACACTTACGGATGTGACACAACGTTGTGGTTTTTCTGATCAAAGCCATTTTCATCGTCATTTCAAAAATACCATTGGTGTTACACCAGGCAATTATTTGAAGGGGCTTCAATTGCCTTCTTCTTTGAAATCGCCACTGACTGTAATAAAAAAAACAAAATAG
- the ygaZ gene encoding Inner membrane protein YgaZ — translation MRAFGLGALHVLPLCLAVIPWGILAGSMAVDAGLTFAQSVGMSAIIFAGAAQLVTLGLVISGAGMLTIIVSVFFITAQHLLYGLTLRPYVAHLKWYQRITIGFLLTDELFAVSAQPKVKLTPAYMIGAGLCFYLAWVAVSIVGIIMASQVSDLSRYHLDFSIVATLLAIVIPLIKTFSTLVGVIVSFCLSIVFNWLNIEGGVVIGGLTGMFIAVCVAKIRGEQK, via the coding sequence ATGCGTGCTTTTGGCCTAGGGGCTTTGCATGTCTTACCTTTATGTCTTGCTGTTATTCCATGGGGAATATTAGCCGGTTCAATGGCTGTTGATGCAGGGTTAACTTTTGCACAAAGTGTCGGAATGTCTGCCATTATTTTTGCGGGGGCGGCACAATTAGTGACATTAGGACTGGTGATTTCTGGTGCCGGTATGTTGACGATTATTGTTTCTGTTTTTTTTATTACTGCTCAACATCTTTTATATGGTTTAACCTTACGTCCTTATGTTGCCCATTTAAAATGGTATCAGCGTATTACCATCGGATTTTTACTGACTGACGAGCTTTTTGCCGTTTCAGCACAACCTAAAGTGAAATTAACACCCGCTTATATGATAGGTGCGGGATTGTGTTTTTATTTAGCGTGGGTGGCAGTCAGTATCGTGGGTATTATTATGGCCAGTCAAGTTTCTGATTTATCTCGTTATCATCTTGATTTCTCTATTGTTGCCACATTATTGGCAATTGTGATCCCATTAATAAAAACATTTAGTACTTTAGTGGGCGTGATCGTCTCTTTTTGCCTCTCAATTGTTTTCAATTGGTTGAATATAGAAGGTGGTGTCGTTATTGGGGGATTAACCGGTATGTTTATCGCGGTTTGTGTTGCGAAAATAAGAGGAGAACAAAAATGA
- a CDS encoding Predicted membrane protein, translating into MTWSLLLILALVIFMLRYFFLEPAIPIKLPSVIRQALGYSAPCLLTAICAPIVLLEKSEFKGIIDNPYLWGTLLCVGLALKIRNTLVVVLLTLVGFYLLNAFLN; encoded by the coding sequence ATGACATGGTCGTTATTATTAATTTTGGCACTCGTCATTTTCATGTTGCGTTATTTCTTTCTTGAACCGGCGATCCCCATTAAATTACCGTCAGTGATCAGACAAGCTTTAGGGTATTCTGCACCTTGTTTATTAACCGCTATTTGCGCGCCGATCGTGCTGTTAGAAAAAAGCGAATTTAAAGGTATTATTGACAATCCTTATCTTTGGGGCACCTTATTATGTGTTGGATTAGCGCTTAAAATACGTAATACCTTAGTGGTGGTTTTACTCACATTGGTAGGTTTTTATCTGCTCAATGCCTTTTTAAATTAA
- the rbsK_5 gene encoding carbohydrate kinase/trancriptional regulator — MFSEERRQEIYTIIREQKKVKVAQLAEKFSVTLETIRSDLKYLEGEGLIKRCHGGAILGKQEIKKISKFSDSFDISCLLHDLLIVRERKDRKPEGKVCVLGSFVVDIIANVESFPKVGELVNSKSNSIGPGGKGTNQAMAASFSDAKVHLITKVGEDHFSKYAYKYLQESGIDSFTIFQTETVPTGSSISYLADKTQNNITATYLGANNTFSQQEIDISLPYVSEADVLLLQGEINIEANIKAALFAKSVNKIVILNVAPYNENLKQLYLYLDFITLNANQASHWADIEINDINDAKQAISIISGDESKKVIIYMDELGVVYFDGRATFHIPPMPSLRVDTMAATDAFNGAFASKIAAGGTMHECVLFASAFLSAFIEQKGVTAMPVLSQVQARLKSRLEDIRPQIICNEKRCV; from the coding sequence ATGTTTTCAGAAGAACGGCGACAGGAAATCTACACCATCATCAGGGAACAAAAGAAAGTTAAAGTGGCTCAACTTGCGGAGAAATTCAGCGTGACGCTGGAGACGATTCGCAGTGATTTGAAATACCTTGAAGGAGAAGGGTTGATCAAACGTTGTCATGGTGGCGCCATACTAGGGAAACAAGAAATTAAAAAAATAAGTAAATTCAGTGATAGTTTTGATATTTCATGTTTATTGCACGATTTATTAATCGTTAGAGAACGTAAAGATAGAAAACCAGAAGGGAAAGTCTGTGTGTTAGGATCGTTTGTGGTGGATATTATCGCCAATGTCGAATCTTTTCCGAAAGTTGGTGAATTAGTTAATTCAAAAAGCAATTCGATAGGTCCTGGTGGTAAAGGAACAAATCAGGCGATGGCTGCTAGTTTTTCTGATGCTAAAGTCCATTTAATAACGAAAGTTGGTGAAGATCATTTTAGTAAATACGCTTATAAATATTTACAAGAAAGTGGTATTGATTCTTTCACTATTTTTCAAACAGAAACGGTGCCAACAGGTAGTTCGATTAGTTATTTAGCTGACAAAACACAAAACAATATTACAGCAACTTATTTAGGGGCAAATAATACCTTCTCTCAACAAGAAATTGATATTTCTTTGCCTTATGTAAGTGAAGCAGATGTGTTATTGCTTCAAGGCGAAATTAATATAGAAGCCAATATTAAGGCCGCCTTATTTGCTAAGTCGGTTAATAAAATCGTTATATTGAATGTTGCACCTTATAACGAAAATCTAAAACAACTTTATTTATATCTTGATTTTATTACTTTAAATGCAAACCAAGCATCGCATTGGGCTGATATTGAAATAAACGATATTAATGATGCAAAACAGGCGATCAGTATTATTTCCGGTGACGAAAGTAAGAAAGTGATTATTTATATGGATGAACTTGGTGTGGTTTATTTTGATGGTCGAGCCACATTCCATATTCCACCTATGCCATCATTACGTGTGGATACGATGGCAGCAACAGATGCGTTTAACGGCGCATTTGCTTCAAAGATAGCCGCAGGGGGAACAATGCATGAATGTGTCTTATTTGCTAGTGCTTTCCTCTCTGCCTTCATAGAACAAAAAGGCGTAACAGCAATGCCTGTCCTTTCTCAAGTGCAGGCTCGCCTTAAATCAAGGCTTGAAGATATTCGGCCTCAAATAATCTGCAATGAGAAAAGGTGCGTATAA
- a CDS encoding Tripartite tricarboxylate transporter family receptor has protein sequence MKKTLLAFTLCSSIFTLPAFAQYPEKPITIIVPWAAGGNTDTVARLAAKGLQEELGVTVNVVNKTGGSGVVGHDAIKNAKPDGYTLGIATVEITMMHHQGMTNLTYQDYTPITRLAVIYGGLQVGKSSPFKNAQEIIDYAKANPGKLKASGSGLNSIWHLNTIGMLRAAGLPDNAIRFIPSQGASAALQELASGGVDIVTSSLGEADSMVKAGLVKHMAIMSNEKSTFYPNVPLFKEATPYNWDLQAWNMLVAPKGLDKEVQDKLTAAMKKVYASGELAEFANKQGFEVIELYGDDATQFMANEDKKFGEIIKK, from the coding sequence ATGAAAAAAACACTTCTGGCATTTACCCTATGCAGTTCCATTTTTACACTTCCGGCTTTTGCTCAATATCCTGAGAAACCGATTACTATCATAGTTCCTTGGGCGGCGGGCGGTAATACTGATACAGTTGCACGATTAGCAGCGAAAGGACTACAAGAAGAATTGGGCGTAACGGTTAATGTCGTCAATAAAACCGGCGGTAGTGGTGTTGTAGGTCATGATGCGATTAAAAATGCAAAACCTGATGGCTATACGCTAGGAATTGCAACGGTTGAAATTACCATGATGCATCACCAAGGTATGACGAACTTAACCTATCAAGATTACACGCCTATCACACGTCTTGCTGTTATCTATGGTGGATTGCAAGTTGGAAAATCATCACCATTTAAAAATGCACAAGAAATTATCGATTACGCCAAAGCAAATCCGGGTAAGTTAAAAGCATCAGGCAGTGGCTTAAATTCAATTTGGCACCTTAATACGATTGGTATGTTGCGTGCGGCAGGGTTACCAGATAATGCTATTCGTTTTATTCCTTCTCAAGGCGCAAGTGCTGCATTACAAGAATTAGCATCAGGAGGTGTCGATATCGTGACTTCTTCATTAGGTGAAGCTGACAGTATGGTAAAAGCCGGTTTAGTGAAACATATGGCTATTATGTCAAACGAAAAATCAACTTTTTACCCTAATGTCCCCTTATTCAAAGAAGCCACACCTTACAATTGGGATCTGCAAGCATGGAATATGTTAGTGGCACCCAAAGGACTCGATAAAGAAGTGCAAGATAAACTCACCGCAGCCATGAAAAAAGTGTATGCATCAGGTGAATTAGCCGAATTTGCAAATAAACAAGGTTTTGAAGTTATCGAATTATACGGCGATGATGCCACTCAATTTATGGCCAATGAAGATAAAAAGTTTGGTGAAATTATAAAGAAATAA
- a CDS encoding Tripartite tricarboxylate transporter TctB family: MLMLNRHILSLIFCCFGLFLIVYSAYSLGDFSEYGAAFMPSIIGGGMIIFSLIDIFSRKQESDIPLMTWHEIKFVFLIIGIILFYVFASDYLGFIFTGLIITAPLMMKYAIVKPIYSFIISAGVVLGVYYLFTAVLLVPLP; the protein is encoded by the coding sequence ATGCTTATGCTAAATCGTCATATTCTATCGCTAATATTTTGTTGCTTTGGTTTATTCCTTATTGTTTATAGCGCGTATTCATTAGGGGATTTTAGTGAATATGGTGCCGCGTTTATGCCTTCTATTATTGGCGGAGGCATGATTATATTTTCATTAATAGATATATTTTCACGTAAACAAGAAAGTGATATTCCATTGATGACATGGCATGAAATAAAATTTGTCTTCTTAATTATCGGAATTATTCTTTTTTATGTATTCGCATCAGATTATTTAGGTTTTATTTTTACTGGGTTAATTATTACTGCACCATTAATGATGAAATATGCGATCGTAAAACCCATATACAGTTTTATTATTTCAGCTGGTGTGGTGTTAGGTGTGTATTACTTATTTACCGCTGTACTGTTAGTACCGCTACCTTAG
- a CDS encoding Tripartite tricarboxylate transporter TctA family — protein sequence MDILINALAYIDYTTVLVVIGACLFGLFVGAIPGLTSTMAIALMVPFTFFLEPIPALALMISVGASSIFAGDIPGALLNIPGTPASAAYTNDAHSLVKQGKTNRVLGMSLTSSVIGGVIGTIILASTAPLLAEFALKFSSYEYIWLSLIGLSCATIVSGSHIRKSLLALFFGIALATIGYDEFTGQARFTFGEVSLMQGVSFIPAMIGLFAISGAIKYYVERWKEKQVTLTEVNTENDSYNIFKGVGCIIRQRKGGIFRSGIIGTLIGALPGAGADIAAWISYAVSKKLSKKPEKYGHGSEEGVVDASASNNASLAGSWIPSLVFGIPGDSAAAIIIGVLYMKDMQPGPTLFLFNPDKLYAVFIIFFIANLILLPIAFIVVNLLKKIVAIDNAIIYPAIILFSIVGSYAITNTMSSIVVMLVMGVIGYFLQERKFPISPIILGMILGPMLEKNLLSSLMKSDGDFISFVNRPISMVLASVFLLIVIMQMRGALKSK from the coding sequence ATGGATATATTAATTAACGCACTTGCTTATATTGATTACACAACAGTTCTTGTCGTTATTGGGGCTTGTTTATTTGGTCTATTCGTTGGCGCTATTCCTGGATTAACGTCGACCATGGCTATTGCTTTAATGGTGCCATTTACTTTTTTCCTTGAGCCTATTCCAGCCTTAGCATTAATGATCTCTGTCGGGGCATCATCTATATTTGCCGGTGATATTCCTGGCGCATTATTAAATATTCCAGGTACACCAGCATCAGCAGCTTATACGAATGATGCACATTCTTTAGTAAAACAAGGCAAAACAAATCGTGTATTGGGCATGTCATTAACCAGTTCTGTCATTGGTGGCGTGATTGGAACAATTATATTAGCCTCTACAGCACCTCTATTAGCCGAATTCGCTTTAAAATTTAGTTCTTACGAATATATTTGGTTGTCTTTAATTGGCTTAAGCTGCGCAACTATTGTTTCAGGTTCACATATTAGAAAAAGCTTATTAGCACTGTTCTTTGGTATTGCATTAGCTACTATTGGTTATGATGAATTTACAGGACAAGCCCGTTTTACTTTCGGTGAAGTTTCTTTAATGCAAGGAGTCAGTTTTATTCCAGCCATGATAGGGTTATTCGCCATTTCTGGTGCGATTAAATATTACGTTGAACGTTGGAAAGAAAAGCAAGTTACATTGACGGAAGTGAATACTGAAAATGACTCTTACAATATTTTTAAAGGAGTGGGTTGTATTATTCGGCAGCGTAAAGGCGGTATTTTTCGTAGTGGGATCATCGGGACACTTATTGGTGCTTTACCTGGCGCTGGGGCAGATATTGCAGCTTGGATTTCCTATGCGGTTTCAAAGAAACTATCTAAAAAACCAGAGAAATATGGTCATGGTTCTGAAGAAGGCGTTGTTGATGCATCTGCCAGTAATAATGCCAGTTTAGCAGGAAGTTGGATACCATCTCTAGTCTTTGGTATTCCTGGTGATTCTGCTGCAGCAATTATTATCGGTGTATTGTATATGAAAGATATGCAACCAGGACCAACGTTATTCTTATTTAATCCTGATAAATTATATGCCGTATTTATTATCTTCTTTATTGCCAATCTTATTTTACTGCCCATTGCTTTTATTGTTGTCAATTTACTAAAAAAGATTGTTGCTATCGATAACGCGATTATTTACCCAGCAATTATCCTGTTTAGTATTGTAGGCTCTTATGCAATTACAAATACGATGTCTTCTATTGTGGTGATGTTGGTAATGGGTGTTATTGGTTATTTTCTTCAAGAACGAAAATTTCCAATATCTCCAATTATTCTAGGCATGATATTAGGCCCAATGTTAGAAAAGAATTTGCTCTCATCCTTAATGAAATCTGACGGTGATTTTATTAGTTTTGTCAATAGACCTATTTCAATGGTATTAGCCAGTGTGTTTCTTCTCATTGTTATTATGCAAATGAGAGGTGCATTGAAGTCTAAATAA